Part of the Tenacibaculum sp. SZ-18 genome, TTCTTCTTTAGTAATTGCGATACGACCAGATCGAACAAACTGCTTTATTCCGTGTTTATCTAATAAATGATAAAGTTCTTCAACTTCCTCTTTTGTGCCTGATTTCTCTAATACAAAAAAGTCTTTATTTATATTGATTACTCTTGATTTACTTCCATTAATAACTTTTTGAATTTCGTCATTCTCAGTAAGTAAATCTGTACTTAATTTGAAAAGACATGATTCTTGATAAATAGTATCATCATCGGTATGATAATAAGCTTTAATTACTTCAATCTGTTTTTCTAGTTGACCTAAAATCTTTTTAATCTGATCTTCAGTTACTCGAATCAAAATTGTAATTCTGGAAACACTTTTTATTTCAGATTTTGAAACATTGACGCTTTCTATATTAATATTTCTCCTTTGTAATATGGCTGTAACCCTATTTAAAACTCCAATATTATTTTCGGTATATATGGATACTGTAAACGTTTGTATTTTATTCATCTCTTTTAACTTAATCTAACTTCTGAAACTGATGATCCTGTTGGAATCATTGGAAATACATTGTCTTCTTTTTCTACACATACTTCTAAAAAGTATGCGCCATCAAAGTGTATCATTTCTGAAACAGCACTTGCTAACTCTTCTCTTCTCGTAACTCGCTTTGCAGGAATATGATATCCTTTTGCTATGGCTACAAAATCAGGATTCGTCATTGTTGTTGATGCGTAACGTTTATCAAAAAACAACTGTTGCCATTGACGCACCATTCCTAAGAATTCATTGTTAAGCACTACGATTTTTACTGCTGCTTTTGTTTGTAAAATGGTTCCTAATTCCTGAATAGTCATTTGATAACCACCGTCTCCTATAACAGCAACAACTTCTCTTTCTGGAGTTCCCATTTTTGCTCCGATGGCAGCTGGTAATGCGAATCCCATGGTCCCTAATCCGCCAGAAGTAATATTACTTTTAGATTGATTAAAATCTGCATATCTGCATGCAATCATTTGATGTTGCCCAACATCTGAAACGATAATTGCATTTCCTTTAGAAGCTGCATTGATTTCTTTAATTACCTCTCCCATAGTTAATCCTTCTTTGGTTGGGTATAAATCATTTTTAATTACTTTATCAAATTCAATAGCGTCATGATTTCTAAACTCTTGAAGCCAGTCTTTATGATCTTTCTTTGCTAACAAAGGAAGTACCGCTTGTAAACTTTCTTTAGCATCTCCAAGCACGGCAACATCTGCCTTAACGTTTTTATCTATTTCAGCAGGATCAATTTCAAAATGAACAACCTTGGCCTGTTTTGCATAACGATTTAAATCTCCGGTTACCCGATCGTCGAAACGCATTCCTACTGCAATTAATACATCACATTCATTTGTAAGTTTATTTGGACCATAATTACCATGCATTCCTACCATTCCTACATTCAATTCATGCGATGTTGGTAACGCTGACGCTCCTAAAATTGTCCATGCGGAAGGTAATCCTGCTTTTTCTATAAATGCCTTAAACTCTTCTTCCGCTTTTCCTAAAATTACTCCTTGTCCCCAAACTACAAAAGGTTTTTTAGCATTATTAATTAGATCTGCTGCTTTCTGAACAGATTCTAACTCTAACTTTGGAACAGCTTTATAACTTCTAATTAAAGTACAACGTTCATAAGAAAATTCAAATTCTTCGAATTGAGCATTTTTTGTAATATCAATTAATACAGGGCCTGGTCTTCCAGAACGTGCTATATAAAATGCTTTTGCAAATACTTCAGGAATTTCTGAAGCCTTTGTTATTTGATAATTCCATTTTGTAACTGGTGTAGATATTCCAACGATATCCGTTTCTTGAAAGGCATCGGTTCCTAATAAATGCTCAGCAACCTGACCTGTAATACAAACCATAGGAGTAGAATCTATTTGTGCATCTGCAATACCCGTAATTAAATTCGTAGCTCCTGGTCCGGATGTAGCAATAGCAACTCCTACTTTTCCTGTTGCTCTGGCATAACCTTGAGCCGCATGAGTTGCTCCTTGTTCATGACGTGTTAACACATGATGTAATTCTTCTTGATATTTGAATAATTCATCATAAACAGGCATAATTGCACCTCCCGGATAACCATATAACAAATCGACTCCTTCTGCCAACAAACATTTAATGACCGCTTCAGCACCCGAAATAGTCACATTAGTTTTTGCACCTTTAACTGTACTTGTTTTTGCTTTCGTTTCCATGTTATTGTGATTTAAAATTCATCGGTTACACATCCATTAGATGCCGATGCTACTGTTCTTGCATATTTATATAATACTCCTCTTTTTACTTTTAATGGAGGAGCTTTCCATTCTTTCTTTCTTTGAGCTAATTCTTCGTCTGAAACCTCAAGATTTATCGTATTAGTTTGGGCATTAATAGAAATAATATCTCCATCTTTAACTAATGCTAATACTCCTCCTACTTGAGCTTCTGGTGTAATATGACCAACTACAAAGCCATGAGTTCCTCCAGAAAATCTACCATCTGTAATTAATGCTACTTCTTTTCCTAAACCAGCTCCCATTATTGCAGCTGTAGGTTTTAACATTTCTGGCATTCCAGGTCCTCCTTTTGGTCCTTCATAACGGATTACAACGACGTCACCTTTTTCTACTTCTCCATTTTTAATTCCGTCGTTAGCCGCGTATTCCCCTTCATAAACTTTTGCTTTTCCTGAGAAATACAATCCTTCTTTACCCGTAATTTTCGCTACTGAACCATCTTTTGCTAGATTTCCATAAAGCATTCTTAAATGTCCAGTTTCTTTAATAGGATTATGTAAAGGTTTAATAACTTCTTGTCCATCTGTTAAACTGGGAACTTCTGCCAAATTCTCAGCTAATGTTTTTCCTGTAACCGTTAAACAATCTCCATGAACCAATCCTTTCTCTAAAAGATATTTCAAAACAGC contains:
- the ilvN gene encoding acetolactate synthase small subunit codes for the protein MNKIQTFTVSIYTENNIGVLNRVTAILQRRNINIESVNVSKSEIKSVSRITILIRVTEDQIKKILGQLEKQIEVIKAYYHTDDDTIYQESCLFKLSTDLLTENDEIQKVINGSKSRVININKDFFVLEKSGTKEEVEELYHLLDKHGIKQFVRSGRIAITKEEMPVSELLELIKK
- the ilvB gene encoding biosynthetic-type acetolactate synthase large subunit encodes the protein METKAKTSTVKGAKTNVTISGAEAVIKCLLAEGVDLLYGYPGGAIMPVYDELFKYQEELHHVLTRHEQGATHAAQGYARATGKVGVAIATSGPGATNLITGIADAQIDSTPMVCITGQVAEHLLGTDAFQETDIVGISTPVTKWNYQITKASEIPEVFAKAFYIARSGRPGPVLIDITKNAQFEEFEFSYERCTLIRSYKAVPKLELESVQKAADLINNAKKPFVVWGQGVILGKAEEEFKAFIEKAGLPSAWTILGASALPTSHELNVGMVGMHGNYGPNKLTNECDVLIAVGMRFDDRVTGDLNRYAKQAKVVHFEIDPAEIDKNVKADVAVLGDAKESLQAVLPLLAKKDHKDWLQEFRNHDAIEFDKVIKNDLYPTKEGLTMGEVIKEINAASKGNAIIVSDVGQHQMIACRYADFNQSKSNITSGGLGTMGFALPAAIGAKMGTPEREVVAVIGDGGYQMTIQELGTILQTKAAVKIVVLNNEFLGMVRQWQQLFFDKRYASTTMTNPDFVAIAKGYHIPAKRVTRREELASAVSEMIHFDGAYFLEVCVEKEDNVFPMIPTGSSVSEVRLS